Within the Mycobacterium gordonae genome, the region GTCAGTGCCGATATTCCACGCAGACAACCCAGGCGATTGACGGTGTCGACGAATCGTGGCAACGCGGCAACCTCGATGATCTGGGTGTCGAGCCGATCCCGGGCGGCAGTGGCGTGAAGGACCGCGTCGAAGTGATGATCGAACGCCGCCACAATGTGCGGATTGTCGAAACGCTGCCGCCGAAGCCACGTTTCGTGCACCCCAGTCCATGCCTTACCACCTGAATAGACCCGGCCGTGGCGCAGGAGCAGTTTGGAAAGCCGATGGCGAACGCGCATCAGATCAGTGCGGGCGTCCTCACGAACACGCACCAGATCCCGCGCTGCCTCCACCTCCCGCTCGGGCACCTACACCGCAGTGATCTCACCCAGGCGAAGCAGCCGAGTCAGATGAGCGGCATCCCGCGCATCGGTCTTGACCCGATCCCCAGCCGGGCGGATCAATTTCGACGGCGCGGCAACCGTGCACTCGATGTCAGCTTCGGCCAACGCACGGGCCAACCCGAAACCCGTCGGACCCGCCTCATAAGCGACCCTGACCGGGCCAGGCAGCCTATGCAACCAATCCAGGATCTCGGCTTGATCCGGACACAACCGTGCCCGCTCAACGCGACCCGTCTGTTCATCGAATGCATGCGCAACCACCGAAAGTGCGTGCACGTCCAACCCGACACTCGTACCGTTGAAACTCACCGGAGGCCTCCTGATCTGCAACTGTGGCTCTACCAGTGCGAGTGTTCACTCGACACCGGCAACCCACGACCGATTGCAGCCCGAGGCCTTCGGCCTCAAGTCGCCTCCATACCGTCTAGGGGACCACGATGTTGAAGTTGGGGTCCGGCTCGTCGAGCACCGCCAACAGCGATTGCAGGGCGCTCTCATCACCCGACACCTCGAGGCCGGGCGAGCTGAAGTCGCCCATCGCGACACCGAGAAGCCGGAACGTCGTGTCCAGCTTCACCGTAACCGTGGCGGAGTCGGGATCGGCGGGTACCTGGCGCCGCACCAGGACGCCGTTGCGCAACGCCAGCCGGTAATTGGCGTCCAGGTCGGCGAACGTGATGTCGATGGCGATATCCAAATCCCAGCTGCGTGGACCATTCACCCGGATGGCGAGGCCGTCGAAAATCTGCTCGGGCGTCAACTGGGACAGCAGGGTCAGCGACGTAGCTTGGGTCGCGGTGCCGAAGTTGCCGACGCGCAGTTCGGTGGCACCGCTCATGAAGAAGTTGCGCCACGTCGCGTTCTCGGCGCCGTAGCCCAACTGTTCCAGGGTGTCCGCGTACAGCTCGCGGGCCGCGCCGTGGTGCTCGTCGGTGAACATGGCGTGATCGAGTAACGTTGCCGCCCAACGGAAATCGCCGGAATCGAAGGCCGCGCGGGCCAATTCGACCACCCGGTCGATGCCACCGAGGGCTGCGACGTAGCGGGGGCCGAGCGCCTCGGGCGGGTGCGGCCACAGCCGGCCCGGGTTGCCGTCGAACCATCCCATGTAACGCTGGTAGACGGCCTTGACGTTGTGGCTGACCGAGCCGTAATAGCCGCGCGCATGCCAGGCCCGGTCCAACGCCGGTGGCATCTGGAACATCTCGGCGATCTCCACACCGGTGAAGCCCTGATTGAGCAGTCGCAACGTCTGGTCGTGCAGGTAGGCGTACAGGTCGCGCTGCAGCGAGAGAAACTCGACGATGTGGTCGTGCCCCCAGGTGGGCCAGTGATGCGAAGCGAAAACCACGTCCGCGCGGTCGGCGAAGGCGTCGATCGCCTCGGTGAGATAACCCGACCAGGCATGGGGGTCCCGCACCAGGGCACCGCGCAGGGTCAGCAGATTGTGCAGGTTATGCGTGGCGTTCTCGGCCATGCACAGCGCGCGAAACTGCGGGAAGTAGAAGTGCATTTCGGCGGGAGCCTCGGTGCCCGGCGCCAT harbors:
- a CDS encoding alkyl/aryl-sulfatase: MPVDHKPPAQTIESAHSRHPLPFDDTRDFDDADRGFIAALTPCVIKAADGRVVWDNDVYAFLDGPAPTSVHPSLWRQSTLAAKQGLYEVVPGIYQVRGFDISNISFVEGDTGVIVIDPLVSTEVAAAALDLYRAHRGGDRPVVAVIYTHSHVDHFGGVLGVTSQADVDAGKVAVLAPEGFTAHAVQENVYAGPAMTRRATYMYGTLLERGPQEQVGCGLGQTPSTGEVGLIVPTVDIRQTGETHTIDGVQIEFQMAPGTEAPAEMHFYFPQFRALCMAENATHNLHNLLTLRGALVRDPHAWSGYLTEAIDAFADRADVVFASHHWPTWGHDHIVEFLSLQRDLYAYLHDQTLRLLNQGFTGVEIAEMFQMPPALDRAWHARGYYGSVSHNVKAVYQRYMGWFDGNPGRLWPHPPEALGPRYVAALGGIDRVVELARAAFDSGDFRWAATLLDHAMFTDEHHGAARELYADTLEQLGYGAENATWRNFFMSGATELRVGNFGTATQATSLTLLSQLTPEQIFDGLAIRVNGPRSWDLDIAIDITFADLDANYRLALRNGVLVRRQVPADPDSATVTVKLDTTFRLLGVAMGDFSSPGLEVSGDESALQSLLAVLDEPDPNFNIVVP